A DNA window from Argiope bruennichi chromosome X2, qqArgBrue1.1, whole genome shotgun sequence contains the following coding sequences:
- the LOC129959615 gene encoding ubiquitin carboxyl-terminal hydrolase 22-like, with protein sequence MGTYSCPHLRKLPCALKTYNVILGYYVTCIAEDQPFQKLAVDAFCRVCKETKGKLHACLQCAFFGCFKSVDGNVSHMKRHALKYKHYFAINLNHGSLFCFQCDDYMYNETFDESLAEFEIEARKLKITQSFLTWKPNNKERALLKGKIVKISDLSYFGLRGIVNIGNSCYINCIVQVLMHTPVLVDFFLRDKHVCTLESCLLCELFLMFQEFYSGKSIPYDPSERFFIKLQQFCSQPLGIQQQDCYELFQEILTGMHVNCPNKNDINCKCMIQQMFYGIAQGCKECQHCHDSSSLPPDCFMDILLDLDRKDDCLINVLNRKYLEKQLLSDYRCSNCEKSNTTYIRQHIKKLPNVVCFRMNCFLLEVNKISSRTRNRRMQKKSTAFAFEEFLNMSPYLNSETTNSSDRNGACAAASVPSDNVFRLFAVIFHKGTLQGGHYVTYIRQRHNWYECDDRFIYRRTMDEVLQCEPFLLFYQNYQ encoded by the coding sequence ATGGGCACCTACTCATGTCCCCATTTGCGTAAACTTCCTTGtgctttaaaaacttataatgttATACTGGGTTATTATGTGACTTGTATAGCCGAAGATCAGCCGTTTCAAAAACTAGCAGTGGATGCGTTTTGTCGTGTCTGCAAAGAAACCAAAGGAAAATTACATGCATGTTTGCAATGCGCATTTTTTGGTTGCTTTAAATCTGTGGATGGAAACGTTAGTCATATGAAACGTCATGcattgaaatataaacattattttgccATTAATTTGAATCACGGCTCTTTATTTTGCTTCCAATGTGATGATTATATGTATAATGAAACATTTGATGAATCTCTCGCTGAATTCGAAATAGAAGCTAGAAAATTGAAAATCACGCAATCTTTCTTAACTTGGAAACCAAACAATAAGGAAAGAGCTCTCCTGAAAggcaaaattgtaaaaatctcggatttgtcatattttggtttaagAGGTATAGTAAATATAGGAAATAGTTGTTATATCAATTGTATTGTCCAAGTGTTGATGCACACTCCTGTACTGGTAGACTTTTTCTTACGTGACAAGCACGTATGTACCTTAGAATCTTGTCTTTTATGTGAATTGTTTCTGATGTTCCAGGAGTTTTACTCTGGGAAATCAATTCCCTATGATCCTTCAGaacgattttttattaaattgcagcAGTTTTGTAGTCAACCTCTTGGAATACAACAACAAGActgttatgaattatttcaagagaTTTTAACAGGTATGCATGTTAATTGTCctaataaaaatgacattaattGCAAGTGTATGATTCAACAGATGTTTTATGGAATCGCTCAAGGCTGTAAAGAATGCCAACATTGTCATGATTCATCATCTTTACCTCCTGATTGTTTCATGGATATCCTGCTGGATTTAGATAGAAAAGATGATTGtcttataaatgttttgaatagaaaatatttggaaaagcaATTATTATCTGACTATAGATGCTCTAATTGTGAGAAAAGTAATACAACATATATACGCCAGCATATTAAAAAGCTTCCCAATGTTGTATGCTTTCGTATGAATTGCTTCCTTTTGgaagttaataaaatttcatcacgAACTAGAAACAGAAGAATGCAGAAGAAATCGACTGCTTTTGCATTTGAAGAGTTTCTAAATATGTCACCATATTTAAACTCGGAGACTACTAATTCTTCTGATAGAAATGGTGCATGTGCTGCTGCTTCTGTACCTAGTGACAATGTCTTCCGGTTGTTTGCAGTTATATTTCATAAAGGTACTTTACAAGGTGGACATTATGTAACATATATTCGGCAGCGGCATAACTGGTATGAATGTGATGATAGATTTATATATAGAAGAACCATGGATGAAGTTCTTCAATGCGaacctttccttttattttatcagaattatcAGTAA